A segment of the Mercurialis annua linkage group LG4, ddMerAnnu1.2, whole genome shotgun sequence genome:
GTTGATGGTAATCTACGGATGTACTCGTGGGTGAATGCTTCGCAGTCGTGGAGATCAGTCTGGCAAGCTGTTGATAATCAGTGCAATGTGTTTGCAACTTGTGGCCACCATGGAATCTGTGTCTATAATTCATCAGGTTCTCCTGAATGCCAATGTCCGTTAAAGACAACATCAGATTTTAACTCAAAGTGTTTTGAACAGAATTGCGGTTCTGTTACCAGTATGGTCACATATGAGCATACCTTTCTTTATCAGATTTATCCACCAAGTGACACAATTGTCCACACTAGCTTAGAGGAATGCCAAAGTTTCTGCTCCAAGGACCCGGATTGTACTGCTGTGACTTTCACAAACGATGGAACTGCTGAATGCCGGATCAAAAACTCCAAGTACTTCTCTGGATATTCAAGCTCCTCTTTGAGTTCAATATCCTCTATTAAGACATGTGCAGACCCCATAGCTGTTGATCCCCACCGTACGAGAACTTCAGCAAAATCTGCAACAAAGGCACCAATGAGGTTGTGCATTCCCTGTCTTGTTGGTACTTCCTCAGTAACATTTGTTGTATTAACTGTAATCCAGTTTGCAGTTGGCTGCTATATCTATAGAAGAAGAAATATGATGTTGAAGAAAGCTGCCTTATTGCATATGGGAAGTAACTCAAAGGGTCTAATGATGTTATCCTATGCTGAAATCAAAGACATCACAGGAAATTTTAAGCATCAAATCGGGCCAAAGATGTATAGAGGTGTGCTTCCGAATCACCAGCCTGTAGCAATCAAGGACTTGGAAACAAGTTTAGAAGAAAGGAAGTTTCGAGCTGCTGTTTCAAAAATCGGAAGCATACATCACAAAAATTTGGTGAAGCTTAATGGCTATTGTTGTGATTCAGGTGAAAGACTTTTAATTTACGAGTACGTCAAAAATGGCTCTGTCGATAAATTCATAGTAGAAGATGAGTTGTGTAAGAGATTGAGTTGGAGGAGGAGAGTTGAGATATGGTTGGGTGTGGCAAGAGCTATTGCTTACTTGCACACAGAATGTAGAGAGTTTATAAGCCATGGGAATTTGAAGTGTGAAAATGTTGTATTGGATAAGAATTTCCAAGCCAAGGTAAGCGAATTCGGGTTAGGAAAAGTTCATGATGAGGCTGCATCATATGTCGGAGAGAAAGACGTGGAGGATTTCGGCAAGATGGTATTGATATTGGTAACAGGGTGTCGTGAAGTCGAGGATGTTTGTGAATGGGCGTATAAGGAATGGATCGAGGGGCACCCGGAGAGTGTTGTGGATAAAAGAATTGACGATGGGGTTGACATGGATGAGCTGGAGAGAACATTGAGAATTGCATTTTGGTGTCTTCAAACCGATGAACGAATGAGACCTTCGATGAGCGAGGTAGTGAAGGTGTTGGAAGGTACATTGACAGTCGATCCGCCACCTCCTCCTTTTGATAGCCGGAAGTTACCAACTGAAGAAGAGTCGCCATTAGAGTCAGGTTCGGAATGCTAGACAACGACCTACGTCGTATTTTCTCTGTTGTTTATCCATTTTGGTTGTGTATAGTAGGGCTAACATTGCAAAATGCAGCAATTATTTTCCCCAAATGGGGGATTGATGTAGCAAATTTTGAGTGAGAATCCCCGGAACTAATTATATGACTCATGAGAACAATTTGTGATAGCAAGCAGTGTTTTCTTCTCATTTTTTGTTCTAAAGTCTATGGCATTTGACTGTTTGCATATTCTTggattctttaatttttttgtatgcAATTAGAAATAATACTgttgattaaaaatattatttttaatataattacaaaagataagaaaataaataaactacaaGTAGATTAGACTTGCAAGATCAACCCGAGGATCTTAACATTCGAACTCGATTATGCAATTGACTTAAGTAGTTCGAATGAAAACTCGAATGGATTAACATCAAGTCAATACCAAGATACTCATGAGTTGGCCCGACTTGGTTGTGATAGTAATATGTATTTCTTTTTTCGGAATTGGCTCCCATGGGGAGTATACTTGACATATTACCACAGTACCAAATGAGCAAAAAactttcatatatatttaaaattggtTTAAAATCATGGTGTAGAATCTGAAAACTGTACTACTTTCTTTCTGTGATTGTTAATTGAATGGCTGTATTAAATTGTTAGATTCGAGTGGCAGAACTAAAAAGAATTTGTGTGAAGGGAGAAAGGACTTGTATTAAGGCGTTTGTATGTGCAGTCCATAGCATAGTGTTAGGTATTGGGCCAATAATCAGGTTTAGGGGTTATGGTCAATGTATTTTCATTTCCATCGAGTAGTCTGATTGGAcctgtatttttaatttaaacttaattttgatgaattttggacctttttttttttgaaagagaGGAGAGGCCAAGGCCAAAAGAAAGCTAAAGCATTCTACACATTCTGGGAAAAGAAACTCCGGCAATATCATCCAAAATGCAGTCCGCAACTCCCGTAGGTATGCTATCATAGATCACTAGACCCACATCGTGGTGAAAGCCATTGCTTGCCATATGATCTGCACAACGGTTACCTTCGCGGTGGATATGAACCACTGTAACATGCCAATCTCGCATTAAAAAGTTTCTGATATTGTTTAGCAAGCTGGAATTGGCATTAGTTGAATAATTCTCCATATTAAGGGCATCAACAGCAAGCTTGCTATCCATCTCAAGAATGACGTTCTTGTAACCTCTAATCCACGCGATATCAAGCCCGTCAAGAGCACCTCATAGTTCTGCCTGAAGGACAGAACAGTGACCAATGTTCCTGCTGAAACCAAACTGCCATCTTCCTGTGTCGTCCCGAGCCACGCCGCCTGAGGTAGCTTTGTAATCCGGAAAGCGAACCGCTCCATCAGTGTTGATCTTTAGAACTTGAGCAGGGGGAGGACTCCAACCTATCAGATGCTCCTTTTTATGACTTAGCCCTGGATTTGAAAGAATGGCGTAGCGATGGGCCACGTTGGTGTATTCAACGTGATGAATGATTTTCTGAACTACAGAAGCTGAGCTGCATCTCtcgtttttgaaaacaaaattattgcGGTGTTGCCAAATACTCCAACACGTCAGGCCAAAGAAGATATCCCAAGATCCTTTTCTTTCGTCTTTGTGAACCTGCAGATTTTTAAACAACCAATCATCAAAGTTAGAAGTGAAAAAATCAGTACGAACCGTTGTACCATAATAAAGATGAGTTTTGCGCCAAACTTCCCTAGCGAAGATGCAATGCCTCAAGACATGGTCATTGTTTTTAGTATGAAAACCGCAGGTAGAGCACAATTTTGGACCTTTTAATTAAAGTGGCATGATAGGTATGGCTCAAATGCAAAAATTATATGTTCAACATGACTAAATTGAATTTAGAACACAATAAGg
Coding sequences within it:
- the LOC126678076 gene encoding G-type lectin S-receptor-like serine/threonine-protein kinase SD3-1, with amino-acid sequence MLTQDKFFNVLLFLSTGFCLFYGVLSQIHLGSTLTVEENNSWVSPSGDFAVRFFNCSDQFNQFSVGIHFSSNSIPVGKQTVVWIAGADVTVGNRSFFQLSQNGELVLVDSSKGVTVWSSKTSELGVVSAFLRDDGNFVLLDKVGAVAWQSFDNPTDTLLPGQSLSVNKMLRAASRSPVSSYYSLYMNASGDLQLRWESNVKFWTSGNPSASNLSAVLTSNGVLQIVNQTLDPMWSVFGEDHNDTVLFRLLRLDVDGNLRMYSWVNASQSWRSVWQAVDNQCNVFATCGHHGICVYNSSGSPECQCPLKTTSDFNSKCFEQNCGSVTSMVTYEHTFLYQIYPPSDTIVHTSLEECQSFCSKDPDCTAVTFTNDGTAECRIKNSKYFSGYSSSSLSSISSIKTCADPIAVDPHRTRTSAKSATKAPMRLCIPCLVGTSSVTFVVLTVIQFAVGCYIYRRRNMMLKKAALLHMGSNSKGLMMLSYAEIKDITGNFKHQIGPKMYRGVLPNHQPVAIKDLETSLEERKFRAAVSKIGSIHHKNLVKLNGYCCDSGERLLIYEYVKNGSVDKFIVEDELCKRLSWRRRVEIWLGVARAIAYLHTECREFISHGNLKCENVVLDKNFQAKVSEFGLGKVHDEAASYVGEKDVEDFGKMVLILVTGCREVEDVCEWAYKEWIEGHPESVVDKRIDDGVDMDELERTLRIAFWCLQTDERMRPSMSEVVKVLEGTLTVDPPPPPFDSRKLPTEEESPLESGSEC